One Bacillus amyloliquefaciens DSM 7 = ATCC 23350 DNA window includes the following coding sequences:
- a CDS encoding winged helix-turn-helix transcriptional regulator, translating into MSNKTVRFNKLKRLIPWITQRILILQLRELEPYQV; encoded by the coding sequence TTGTCTAATAAAACAGTTAGGTTTAATAAACTTAAAAGGTTAATTCCATGGATTACACAGAGGATATTGATACTACAACTTAGGGAATTAGAACCTTATCAGGTATGA
- a CDS encoding aldo/keto reductase yields MQTVTLNNGVKMPIIGFGVYQVPDAQDCENAVYEALMAGYRLIDTASGYLNEEAVGRAIKRSGVPREELFITTKLWIQDAGYESAKAAFSKSLNKLQLDYLDLYLIHQPYGDYYGAWRAMEDLYREGKIRAIGVSNFHPDRLMDLIMHNEIVPAVNQVETHPFCQQKESAAFMKEQGVQHESWAPFAEGRNNMFSNGVLTSIAEKHNKSVAQVVLRWLVQREVVTIPKSVRKERIVENFDIFDFELSLEDIEKISTLDKGESLFGSHRDPEIVKSIGAMKFDL; encoded by the coding sequence ATGCAAACCGTAACATTAAACAACGGAGTGAAAATGCCAATTATCGGCTTCGGTGTATACCAAGTCCCCGATGCTCAAGATTGTGAAAACGCAGTATATGAAGCACTGATGGCCGGTTATCGCCTGATTGACACTGCTTCCGGTTACCTAAATGAGGAGGCAGTCGGACGTGCAATCAAGCGGAGCGGCGTACCGCGTGAGGAGCTGTTCATTACGACTAAGCTCTGGATTCAGGATGCCGGCTATGAAAGTGCCAAGGCGGCATTTTCCAAATCTTTAAATAAGCTGCAGCTGGATTATCTTGATTTATACCTTATTCACCAGCCATACGGCGATTACTACGGCGCTTGGCGCGCGATGGAGGATCTGTACCGCGAAGGAAAAATCAGGGCAATCGGAGTCAGCAACTTCCATCCCGACCGTCTAATGGATCTGATCATGCATAATGAAATCGTGCCAGCCGTCAACCAAGTCGAAACGCATCCATTCTGCCAGCAAAAAGAAAGTGCTGCTTTTATGAAAGAGCAGGGAGTTCAACACGAGTCATGGGCACCGTTCGCTGAAGGGCGCAATAACATGTTCAGCAACGGCGTGTTGACTTCCATTGCGGAAAAACACAATAAATCTGTCGCCCAGGTTGTGCTGCGTTGGCTTGTTCAGCGTGAAGTCGTTACGATTCCAAAATCGGTGCGCAAAGAACGGATTGTCGAAAACTTTGACATTTTTGATTTTGAGTTGAGCTTAGAGGATATCGAAAAGATTTCCACCCTTGATAAAGGAGAAAGTCTTTTCGGGTCGCACCGAGATCCGGAAATTGTAAAATCGATAGGCGCCATGAAATTCGATCTGTAA
- a CDS encoding MerR family transcriptional regulator, whose translation MHTVKEAAMITGLTEHAVRFYTDKGLVPSVQRNKNNIRLFDEESINWLFGVKCLRQSGMPIEDIKTYVNLCLEGDSTIPQRYTLMMEHKEDALAQLEEAKQHIAHLEQKTALYQAILEHRSFDTTNPANWEKIQHMHSDVFYSPTVR comes from the coding sequence ATGCATACAGTCAAAGAAGCAGCGATGATAACCGGACTCACTGAGCATGCGGTGCGCTTTTACACGGATAAAGGCCTGGTGCCGAGCGTACAGCGCAATAAAAACAATATCCGTTTGTTCGATGAAGAATCAATCAACTGGCTGTTTGGCGTCAAATGCCTCAGGCAATCCGGAATGCCGATTGAAGACATTAAAACGTACGTGAATCTCTGCCTCGAAGGAGATTCGACCATCCCACAACGGTACACACTCATGATGGAGCATAAAGAAGATGCGCTCGCTCAGCTCGAAGAAGCCAAACAGCACATTGCCCATTTGGAACAAAAAACCGCCCTATATCAAGCCATTCTGGAGCACCGCTCTTTTGATACAACCAATCCCGCCAACTGGGAAAAAATACAGCATATGCATAGTGACGTATTTTACTCGCCCACTGTCCGGTAG
- a CDS encoding sialate O-acetylesterase: protein MIKSFLMLGQSNMAGRGFLNEVDPIYNEKIKMLRNGQWQMMTEPINYDRPVSGVGLAASFADAWSKAHSDEEIGLIPCAEGGSSLNDWHPEGILFQHALSEARFALRSSQICGILWHQGESDSYRSLHETYYEKLTLIIETLRNELKLDEVPLIIGGLGDFLGKTGFGQHATEFRQVNEQLLRFANEQQNCYFVTAAGLTANPDGIHLDAASQRKFGYRYFEAFSKKHHILKPISGEEQSLKVKGDYSKTEQIYLHSMDLASGEITYAEFEARMAKVMKP from the coding sequence ATGATAAAGTCTTTTTTAATGTTGGGGCAGTCGAATATGGCGGGCCGTGGATTTTTGAATGAAGTAGACCCTATCTATAATGAAAAAATTAAAATGCTGCGCAATGGACAGTGGCAGATGATGACAGAGCCGATTAATTACGACCGTCCGGTTTCCGGCGTTGGCCTGGCGGCATCTTTTGCAGATGCATGGTCAAAAGCTCATTCCGATGAAGAAATTGGCTTGATCCCGTGTGCGGAAGGCGGCAGTTCATTGAATGACTGGCATCCGGAAGGCATCCTTTTTCAGCATGCTTTGTCCGAAGCCCGCTTCGCCCTCCGTTCCAGTCAAATTTGCGGAATCCTTTGGCACCAAGGTGAGAGTGACAGTTATCGTTCGCTGCATGAAACTTATTACGAGAAATTAACTCTTATCATCGAGACGCTAAGAAACGAGTTGAAACTTGATGAGGTACCGTTGATTATTGGAGGGCTTGGTGACTTTCTTGGGAAGACCGGTTTTGGACAGCACGCGACTGAATTTCGACAGGTTAATGAACAATTGCTGCGTTTTGCTAATGAACAACAGAATTGTTATTTTGTTACTGCAGCAGGTTTGACTGCGAATCCTGATGGCATTCATTTAGACGCAGCTTCACAACGTAAATTCGGTTACCGCTATTTCGAGGCTTTTTCGAAAAAGCACCATATCCTGAAACCCATTTCGGGAGAGGAGCAATCATTGAAAGTGAAGGGTGACTATTCTAAAACAGAACAGATTTACCTTCATAGTATGGATTTGGCTTCGGGTGAAATCACGTACGCGGAATTTGAGGCGCGGATGGCGAAGGTGATGAAACCATAA
- a CDS encoding AAA family ATPase codes for MKNKIHILGASGVGTSTLGVALSKHLPHTHLDTDDYYWTDKFTKKREIPERRKLLEKDLTINEKWILSGAVCRWGDDLKSYFDLVIFLWIPQDIRLERLRHREFQRYGNEVLAGGSKYEQSKTFLEWASLYDHAGMEVRSKALHEHWMADLSCPLLKIEGDYSVNERVDRVLDYLNSN; via the coding sequence ATGAAAAATAAGATTCACATATTGGGAGCCTCTGGTGTCGGAACGTCAACATTGGGTGTTGCATTATCAAAGCATTTGCCGCATACGCATCTTGATACTGATGATTACTATTGGACAGATAAATTCACTAAAAAAAGAGAAATCCCTGAAAGAAGAAAGTTGCTTGAAAAAGACTTGACAATAAATGAGAAATGGATTCTTTCTGGCGCAGTGTGCCGCTGGGGCGATGATCTAAAAAGTTATTTTGACCTTGTCATCTTCTTATGGATTCCGCAGGATATACGGCTTGAGAGATTAAGGCATAGGGAATTTCAGCGTTATGGAAACGAAGTGTTAGCCGGCGGCAGTAAATATGAACAATCAAAAACATTTTTAGAGTGGGCTTCTTTATATGATCATGCCGGAATGGAAGTTAGAAGCAAAGCTTTACACGAACATTGGATGGCAGATTTATCTTGTCCATTGTTAAAAATTGAAGGAGATTACTCAGTCAATGAAAGAGTTGATCGTGTCTTGGATTATCTGAATTCTAATTAA
- the tet gene encoding Tet(L)/Tet(K)/Tet(45) family tetracycline efflux MFS transporter, with translation MNTPYSQTALRHNQVFIWLCVLSFFSVLNEMVLNVSLPDIANDFHKLPASANWVNTAFMLTFSIGTALYGKLSDQLGIKKLLLFGIMVNGFGSIIGFVGHSFFPVLILARFIQGAGAAAFPALVMVAVVRYIPKENRGKAFGLIGSLVAMGEGVGPAIGGMIAHYIHWSYLLLIPTATVITVPFLMKLLEKEERVSGRFDMTGIILMSAGIVFFLLFTTSYRLSFLIISILAFLIFVRHIRKTQDPFVDPALGKNVLFMMGVLCGGLIFGTAAGFVSMVPYMMKDVHHLSTAAIGSGIMFPGTMSVIIFGYIGGLLVDRKGSLYVLTIGIVLMSSSFLIAAFFIGAAPWLMTVIIVFVFGGLSFTKTVISTIVSGSLKQKEAGAGMSLLNFTSFLSEGTGISIAGGLLSIRLLNQRLLPVNADHSAYLYSNMLILFAGIVIMSWLVTVNVYKRSRRND, from the coding sequence GTGAATACGCCTTATTCACAGACAGCTTTACGGCACAACCAAGTGTTCATTTGGCTTTGTGTTCTGTCATTTTTCAGCGTATTAAATGAAATGGTTTTGAACGTCTCGTTACCTGATATCGCCAACGATTTTCATAAACTTCCAGCGAGTGCAAACTGGGTGAACACGGCCTTTATGTTAACCTTTTCCATCGGAACTGCTCTGTATGGGAAGTTATCAGATCAGCTGGGCATCAAAAAGCTGCTCCTATTTGGAATTATGGTAAATGGCTTCGGGTCGATCATTGGATTTGTCGGACACTCTTTCTTTCCTGTACTCATTCTGGCCCGATTTATTCAAGGGGCTGGTGCAGCCGCATTCCCGGCTCTTGTGATGGTTGCAGTAGTACGCTATATTCCGAAAGAAAACAGGGGTAAAGCATTTGGTCTGATCGGGTCGCTGGTGGCAATGGGGGAAGGTGTCGGGCCAGCTATTGGCGGAATGATCGCTCATTATATTCACTGGTCATATTTGCTGCTTATTCCGACAGCAACAGTTATCACCGTTCCATTCCTGATGAAACTGCTGGAAAAGGAAGAAAGAGTCAGCGGGCGCTTTGATATGACGGGGATTATATTAATGTCTGCAGGCATCGTATTTTTTCTGCTGTTTACAACTTCATATAGACTATCTTTTCTGATCATCAGTATTCTAGCTTTCCTGATATTTGTGAGACATATTAGGAAAACTCAAGATCCCTTTGTTGACCCTGCACTGGGGAAAAATGTTTTGTTTATGATGGGCGTCCTTTGCGGAGGCCTGATCTTCGGCACTGCTGCAGGATTTGTGTCTATGGTTCCTTATATGATGAAAGATGTTCACCATTTAAGTACTGCGGCAATTGGAAGCGGGATTATGTTCCCCGGGACGATGAGCGTCATCATCTTCGGTTACATTGGAGGATTGCTTGTTGATCGGAAAGGTTCTTTGTATGTGCTGACCATTGGGATTGTATTGATGTCTTCCAGCTTTTTAATCGCTGCCTTTTTCATAGGTGCGGCACCTTGGCTCATGACCGTTATAATCGTTTTTGTTTTTGGGGGGCTCTCCTTCACAAAAACGGTTATATCTACAATTGTGTCTGGCAGTTTGAAACAAAAGGAAGCCGGCGCCGGAATGAGTCTTCTTAATTTTACGAGCTTTTTATCAGAGGGAACGGGTATTTCGATTGCAGGCGGTTTATTATCGATCCGCTTGCTGAATCAAAGGCTGCTGCCTGTTAACGCTGATCATTCCGCTTATTTGTACAGTAATATGCTCATTCTTTTTGCAGGAATCGTTATTATGAGCTGGCTGGTAACCGTGAATGTCTATAAACGTTCGCGAAGAAATGACTAA
- a CDS encoding tetracycline resistance efflux system leader peptide, with product MKCKKMNRVQLKEGSVSMAL from the coding sequence ATGAAGTGCAAAAAAATGAACAGGGTACAATTAAAAGAGGGAAGCGTATCAATGGCCCTATAA
- the satA gene encoding streptothricin N-acetyltransferase SatA, translating to MITKMTRFNMKDFNKPNEPFVVSGRIIPSFENNVWTYTEEKFAEPYVKKYDDADIDVSYIEEEDKVVFFYYAENDCVGRSKLRSNWNGYALIEDIAVAKDYRKNGVGTALLHKAIEWAKENHLCGLMLETQDINVSACHFYAKNNFVIGAVDTMLYSNLSTANEIAVFWYCKF from the coding sequence ATGATAACTAAAATGACTCGTTTCAATATGAAAGACTTCAATAAACCAAACGAACCTTTCGTTGTTTCAGGGAGAATCATCCCTTCATTTGAAAACAATGTTTGGACATATACAGAGGAGAAATTTGCTGAACCTTATGTCAAAAAATATGACGATGCTGACATTGATGTCAGTTATATTGAAGAAGAGGATAAAGTTGTCTTTTTTTATTACGCAGAGAACGACTGTGTCGGCCGGAGTAAGCTTCGTTCTAATTGGAATGGATACGCACTGATTGAAGACATTGCCGTTGCAAAAGATTATAGAAAAAATGGTGTCGGGACGGCTTTATTACATAAAGCGATTGAGTGGGCAAAGGAGAATCATTTATGCGGTCTTATGCTTGAAACACAAGATATTAATGTTTCAGCTTGTCATTTTTATGCCAAAAATAACTTTGTCATAGGAGCGGTCGATACAATGCTTTATTCCAATCTTTCAACAGCAAATGAAATTGCGGTTTTTTGGTACTGTAAATTTTAA
- a CDS encoding DinB family protein has translation MFQTLDHFLKSWEFEADATQKLLNHLTDESLKQEITSQHWTLGRIAWHTVAAIHIITSNTDLTFHAPAEDFPVPASARFIAESYHQASNAFVQALKTQWTDDTLQECVNFIGQQLPNGSLLMFLIQHQNHHRGQMTVLMRQAGLPVPGIYGPAKEEWTTFGLEAPR, from the coding sequence ATGTTTCAAACCTTAGACCATTTTTTGAAATCTTGGGAATTCGAAGCCGATGCGACACAAAAACTGCTGAATCATCTGACTGATGAATCACTTAAACAAGAAATCACTTCACAACATTGGACTTTAGGCCGTATTGCATGGCATACTGTTGCGGCCATTCACATCATTACCTCAAACACAGATTTAACGTTTCATGCTCCTGCTGAAGATTTTCCTGTTCCTGCATCGGCGCGGTTTATTGCTGAGAGTTATCACCAAGCCAGTAATGCATTTGTACAGGCGTTAAAAACGCAATGGACTGATGATACACTTCAAGAATGTGTCAACTTTATTGGTCAGCAATTGCCAAATGGTTCACTTTTGATGTTTTTAATTCAACATCAAAACCATCATCGAGGACAAATGACTGTCCTTATGAGACAAGCGGGTTTACCTGTTCCGGGTATTTATGGTCCGGCAAAAGAGGAATGGACAACATTTGGTTTAGAAGCTCCGAGATAG
- a CDS encoding DUF2651 family protein, producing the protein MKLGGVCISPLLSPAYIILIFLPAASFLLGILGYFIFKKVWMTVVIVFILSLIFMFIVIGAEPTFFIWVAMMTGSCFISGSITKTIWTFAKRKY; encoded by the coding sequence TTGAAATTGGGAGGTGTTTGTATTAGCCCGCTGTTGAGTCCCGCGTATATCATTCTCATTTTTCTTCCGGCAGCTTCTTTTCTGTTAGGGATTTTAGGATATTTCATCTTCAAAAAAGTATGGATGACGGTTGTTATTGTATTCATTTTGTCCTTGATATTTATGTTTATTGTAATAGGTGCCGAGCCGACATTTTTCATTTGGGTGGCTATGATGACGGGGAGCTGTTTTATCTCCGGTTCAATCACTAAGACGATATGGACTTTTGCAAAGCGAAAATATTAG
- a CDS encoding HAD-IIB family hydrolase, whose amino-acid sequence MIKLVITDLDGTFLNNQGDFDRTLFEKTKRVMEEQHVAFAICTGKQCERVEALFGEDAKDFWILGDSAARIKKNGKFVYESLISNKAGLSIIGALEKISCGHTIIACTKKGAIVKENLSESEMKYVNASYAHVTKITDFTEIKDDFIKITVHDPDANCPETREKLHEFFHQLYIVASEDTWMDISNIGIHKGSTVQELQRLLGVSADETMAFGDGRNDKELMEAASYSFAVKNAIDEIKDAAHFVIKSNEESSVMHTIMRILALQKQ is encoded by the coding sequence ATGATTAAATTAGTGATTACGGATTTAGACGGCACATTTTTAAATAATCAAGGCGATTTTGACAGAACGTTATTTGAAAAGACAAAAAGAGTAATGGAGGAACAGCATGTCGCTTTCGCCATCTGCACCGGGAAGCAGTGTGAAAGGGTGGAAGCCTTATTCGGAGAAGACGCGAAAGATTTTTGGATTTTAGGAGACAGTGCCGCACGTATAAAAAAGAACGGCAAGTTCGTATATGAATCTTTGATCAGCAATAAAGCCGGACTGTCAATTATAGGCGCTTTAGAAAAAATCAGCTGCGGGCACACCATTATCGCGTGCACAAAAAAAGGCGCGATCGTAAAAGAAAATCTGTCTGAAAGTGAAATGAAATATGTAAATGCCTCTTATGCACATGTAACGAAAATAACTGATTTTACTGAGATAAAAGACGATTTTATCAAGATTACGGTTCATGACCCCGACGCCAACTGTCCGGAAACGAGAGAAAAGCTGCATGAATTTTTTCACCAATTATATATCGTAGCATCAGAAGATACCTGGATGGATATATCAAATATCGGAATACATAAAGGATCAACAGTACAAGAACTGCAGCGATTATTAGGGGTTTCGGCTGATGAAACAATGGCATTCGGAGACGGCCGCAATGACAAAGAATTGATGGAAGCGGCATCCTACAGCTTTGCGGTTAAGAACGCCATTGACGAAATAAAAGATGCGGCGCACTTTGTCATCAAATCAAATGAGGAAAGCAGCGTCATGCACACGATTATGAGAATATTAGCGCTGCAAAAACAATGA
- a CDS encoding MurR/RpiR family transcriptional regulator: MFTHEMIASFNELETSLYNYISQNSEKVVYMRIRELANETHVSTASILRFCKKINCEGFSEFKVKLKMYAEANKKTILKSPHHSVAEFFERTVSGGMEEKLKEAAALAADAESVIFIGVGSSGILSEYGARYFSCLGKLSMYIKDPYFPAHSHFRHNSITIALSVSGEGDSTVTHLNQLKQEGSRVISITNHKHSTIAKMSDVNISYYVTEEWVENANITTQIPAMYILESMAREIYKLRE, encoded by the coding sequence ATGTTCACACACGAAATGATTGCTTCATTTAATGAGCTTGAAACTTCTTTATACAACTACATCTCCCAAAACAGCGAGAAAGTCGTCTATATGCGCATCCGTGAATTGGCAAATGAAACCCATGTATCTACGGCTTCTATTTTACGTTTCTGCAAAAAAATAAACTGTGAAGGGTTTTCAGAGTTTAAGGTGAAGCTGAAAATGTATGCGGAGGCAAATAAAAAAACGATTTTAAAGAGTCCCCATCATTCCGTTGCCGAGTTTTTTGAAAGAACAGTAAGCGGAGGCATGGAAGAAAAGCTGAAGGAAGCAGCTGCCCTTGCGGCCGATGCAGAAAGCGTCATTTTTATCGGAGTGGGAAGTTCAGGAATTCTCTCCGAATACGGAGCCAGATATTTTTCGTGCTTAGGGAAACTTTCAATGTATATTAAAGATCCTTACTTTCCGGCCCATTCCCATTTCCGCCATAACAGCATCACGATCGCATTATCGGTTTCAGGTGAAGGAGATTCTACGGTGACTCATCTGAATCAGCTGAAACAAGAAGGAAGCCGGGTCATCAGTATTACAAATCATAAACATTCAACCATTGCCAAAATGTCCGATGTGAATATTTCATATTACGTGACGGAAGAATGGGTTGAAAATGCGAATATCACCACCCAAATCCCCGCGATGTACATACTTGAATCGATGGCTCGGGAGATATACAAATTGAGAGAATAA
- the manA gene encoding mannose-6-phosphate isomerase, class I — MSTEPIFFNPVFKERIWGGAALRDFHYNIPSERTGECWAFAAHQNGQSTVRNGMYKGCTLGELWEHHRDLFGNLEGDRFPLLTKILDADQDLSVQVHPNDDFAKMHENGELGKTECWYIIDCEKDAEIIFGHNATTKEELISMIERGEWDGLLNRVKVKPGDFFFVPSGTVHAIGKGTLILETQQNSDTTYRLYDYGRKDADGRLRELHLEKSIEVTDVPSVRERPTVQYKQTDDLLAAVLIECPYFSVEKWDVKGEVNLFQNHPFLLVSVIEGDGIMIAGGHEHSFRKGDHILLPSGLGEYKLAGHANCIVSHL; from the coding sequence ATGTCAACTGAACCGATATTTTTCAATCCGGTTTTCAAAGAAAGAATTTGGGGAGGCGCCGCCCTGCGTGATTTTCACTATAATATTCCGTCCGAGCGGACAGGGGAGTGCTGGGCCTTTGCCGCTCATCAAAATGGACAGAGCACAGTTCGAAACGGCATGTATAAAGGATGTACGCTCGGTGAATTGTGGGAGCATCACAGAGATTTATTCGGAAACCTTGAAGGAGACCGTTTTCCTCTTCTTACAAAAATTTTGGATGCGGACCAAGATCTGTCCGTTCAGGTGCATCCGAATGATGACTTTGCCAAAATGCATGAAAACGGGGAACTTGGAAAAACCGAATGCTGGTATATCATTGATTGTGAAAAAGATGCGGAGATCATTTTCGGCCACAACGCAACAACAAAAGAAGAACTGATATCCATGATTGAGCGCGGAGAATGGGACGGACTTCTGAACAGAGTTAAGGTAAAGCCGGGAGATTTCTTCTTTGTCCCAAGCGGCACCGTTCACGCGATTGGAAAGGGCACACTTATTTTAGAGACGCAGCAAAATTCAGATACGACTTACAGATTGTATGATTACGGAAGAAAAGATGCGGACGGCAGGCTGCGCGAGCTCCATTTGGAAAAAAGTATAGAAGTGACAGACGTTCCATCTGTCCGTGAACGGCCGACCGTTCAATATAAACAAACAGATGATCTGCTGGCAGCTGTTTTAATAGAATGTCCTTATTTTTCAGTCGAAAAGTGGGATGTAAAAGGTGAAGTGAATTTATTCCAGAATCATCCCTTCCTTCTTGTCAGCGTGATCGAAGGAGACGGAATAATGATTGCAGGCGGGCATGAACATTCCTTTAGAAAAGGAGATCATATTCTCCTGCCTTCCGGTTTGGGAGAATATAAACTGGCGGGCCATGCAAATTGTATTGTGTCTCATCTGTGA
- a CDS encoding fructose-specific PTS transporter subunit EIIC encodes MKLLAITSCPNGIAHTYMAAENLQKAAGRLGVEIKVETQGGIGVENRLTEEEIREADAIIIAADRSVNKDRFAGKKLLAVGVQEGIRKPEELIQKALSGEVPVYQSASKAQTASQQGKKQNPIYRHLMNGVSFMVPFIVVGGLLIAVALTLGGEKTPKGLVIPDASFWKTIEQIGSASFSFMIPILAGYIAFSIADKPGLVPGMIGGYIAASGSFYDSASGAGFLGGIIAGFLAGYAALGIKKCKVPKAIQPIMPIIIIPVFASLIVGLAFVFLIGAPVAHIFASLTVWLAGMKGSSSILLALILGAMISFDMGGPVNKVAFLFGSAMIGEGNYEIMGPIAVSICIPPIGLGIATFLGKRKFAAAEREMGKASFTMGLFGITEGAIPFAAQDPLRVIPSIMAGSMTGSVIAMIGHVGDRVAHGGPIVAVLGAVDHVLMFFIAVTAGSLVTALLVNVLKKDMAKSPAPGEVLPSAAPNEAAAAKETKEPSQADSRKAGMTEIKKLTDIISTDLIEPHLSGETRDDIIDEMIEKLSRKGMLLSDSGFKQAILSREQQGTTAIGMNIAIPHGKSDAVRTPGVAFGIRRSGVDWNSLDGSDAKLIFMIAVPKESGGNQHLKILQMLSRKLMDDSYRERLLSVQTKEEAYELLEEIE; translated from the coding sequence ATGAAACTGTTAGCGATTACATCATGTCCGAACGGCATTGCCCATACGTATATGGCTGCTGAAAATTTACAAAAAGCAGCCGGCAGATTAGGCGTTGAGATCAAAGTGGAAACCCAGGGCGGAATCGGGGTGGAAAATAGGCTGACCGAAGAGGAAATCCGGGAAGCAGACGCAATCATTATCGCGGCGGACCGTTCGGTGAACAAAGACCGATTCGCGGGAAAAAAGCTGCTGGCCGTCGGGGTTCAGGAAGGCATCCGCAAACCGGAAGAATTAATTCAAAAAGCGCTTAGCGGTGAAGTGCCGGTCTATCAATCTGCTTCAAAAGCTCAAACCGCAAGTCAGCAGGGCAAAAAACAAAACCCGATTTACCGTCATTTAATGAACGGCGTTTCTTTTATGGTTCCTTTCATTGTCGTCGGCGGATTATTGATAGCGGTTGCATTGACGCTTGGAGGAGAAAAAACACCAAAGGGCTTAGTCATTCCGGATGCGTCTTTTTGGAAAACGATTGAACAGATCGGCAGCGCTTCTTTTTCATTCATGATCCCGATTTTAGCCGGGTACATCGCGTTCAGCATCGCCGATAAGCCGGGTCTTGTCCCCGGAATGATCGGCGGATATATTGCGGCATCCGGCAGCTTTTACGACAGTGCGAGCGGCGCAGGATTTCTTGGAGGAATCATTGCGGGATTTTTGGCGGGATATGCGGCGCTTGGAATCAAAAAATGTAAAGTTCCTAAAGCAATACAGCCGATTATGCCGATCATTATTATTCCGGTGTTTGCCTCACTGATCGTCGGTTTGGCGTTTGTATTTCTGATCGGCGCCCCCGTCGCTCATATTTTCGCATCATTAACGGTTTGGCTTGCGGGAATGAAAGGCTCGAGCTCAATTCTCCTGGCATTGATTTTAGGAGCGATGATCTCCTTTGATATGGGAGGACCCGTAAACAAGGTGGCCTTTCTATTCGGATCGGCAATGATCGGAGAAGGAAATTATGAAATTATGGGCCCGATTGCCGTTTCCATTTGTATACCGCCGATAGGGCTTGGGATTGCGACGTTTTTAGGGAAAAGAAAATTCGCCGCCGCAGAAAGAGAAATGGGAAAAGCGTCATTTACGATGGGCCTTTTCGGTATCACGGAAGGAGCCATTCCATTTGCGGCCCAAGATCCCCTTCGTGTGATCCCGAGTATTATGGCGGGTTCTATGACCGGCTCGGTGATAGCGATGATCGGCCATGTGGGGGACAGAGTGGCACACGGCGGCCCCATCGTTGCTGTACTTGGAGCAGTAGATCATGTATTGATGTTTTTTATCGCTGTAACAGCAGGCTCTCTTGTCACCGCTCTGTTGGTTAATGTACTGAAGAAAGATATGGCGAAATCCCCCGCGCCCGGTGAGGTGCTGCCGTCTGCCGCACCAAATGAAGCTGCAGCGGCAAAAGAAACAAAGGAACCATCTCAGGCTGACAGTCGAAAAGCCGGGATGACCGAAATCAAAAAACTGACTGACATTATCAGCACGGACTTGATTGAACCGCATTTATCCGGCGAAACGAGGGATGACATTATCGATGAAATGATCGAGAAATTGTCCCGTAAAGGTATGCTTCTGTCTGACAGCGGATTTAAGCAGGCCATTTTGAGCCGTGAACAGCAGGGAACCACGGCGATAGGTATGAATATCGCCATTCCGCACGGAAAGTCTGATGCCGTCAGAACGCCGGGTGTCGCATTCGGAATAAGACGTTCGGGTGTTGACTGGAACAGCCTTGATGGTTCTGATGCAAAACTGATTTTTATGATTGCCGTACCGAAGGAAAGCGGCGGAAATCAGCATCTGAAAATATTGCAGATGTTATCCCGAAAACTGATGGATGACAGCTATCGGGAAAGGCTGCTCTCCGTTCAGACAAAAGAAGAGGCGTATGAGCTTCTGGAAGAAATCGAATAA